In the genome of Massilia sp. PAMC28688, one region contains:
- a CDS encoding S8 family serine peptidase, with product MGSSESEDEKQAELLRRSRISPHLLAMLVDWERRQRKETPPSTAAPHAGDIPVVAVLIELAQPDPDKLSQAGFIVTHLFGNVYAADVPLDRLKALADMDGVVHIHHEKTTKPALDDSIPEIRCNTVRNPQFPFTGTNKYTGLGVVIGIIDSGINILHPVFRLPNDQTKSRILAILDQTQSPAVTFTKAQIEAAIATSTQIIVPGAGTPRVETDIDDHKHGTHVASIAAGNGKIAGNCKGEYTYVGVAPEAALVIVKHSFNGTHALRSAIQFIADTAAAQPGGITPAVINMSIGQNLGPHDGTDLMDQMIDQWLAARPAGAPPVVLVAAAGNEGGHEEPGAVVIRAGDDSHATGTIAAAGVAKSIRFNLRALEPHQPRTGQLVSSAEIRFTAPAGLTCQLIPPGNNIAGGANTAPPDGATTFTEVTQNSTCTIIGDIPNAAANARRITLTITSAAGGQNQPGDWTIVLTNAGAAPITYHAWLNPGLHFERFRDDLSRANTVGSPGSATSIITVGNYHSSGKDKGKIADSSSRGPRIDGLQKPDLSAPGQSICGARRDFHDGCCCDCCCDSYIDMDGTSMAAPHVAGAVALILERNPSLTHAQIKTILLNRARKDSFTTPANNNDFGNGKLDVIALLNDPMVANGLPNVTSAASSRARAHEVAAIDAAEALPRLPPLGEGTPLGRLLRTGEGQRIFELGRQHWEEARALVNTRKRIAAVWHRNHGPLLLHHVVRSAMLPDVALPDTIEGELISVRAARIVSAIETCASAELRAALHANLPWVARLQGKTLLEVVDMLEAGDLQHA from the coding sequence ATGGGGTCCAGCGAGTCGGAAGATGAAAAGCAAGCAGAACTGCTCCGCCGGTCAAGAATCTCGCCGCATCTGCTGGCGATGCTTGTCGATTGGGAACGCCGCCAACGCAAGGAAACCCCGCCGAGCACCGCGGCCCCGCACGCCGGCGACATCCCCGTCGTCGCCGTCCTGATCGAACTGGCGCAGCCCGACCCGGACAAGCTCAGCCAAGCCGGCTTCATCGTCACCCATCTGTTTGGCAATGTCTACGCCGCCGACGTGCCCCTCGACCGGCTTAAAGCGCTGGCCGATATGGACGGCGTCGTCCACATTCATCACGAAAAGACGACCAAGCCCGCGCTCGACGATTCCATACCCGAGATTCGCTGCAATACTGTGCGCAATCCCCAGTTCCCTTTCACCGGCACCAATAAATACACCGGCCTGGGCGTGGTCATCGGGATCATCGATTCGGGCATCAATATCCTGCATCCGGTGTTCCGGCTACCCAATGACCAGACCAAATCGCGCATCCTGGCGATCCTCGATCAAACCCAGAGCCCGGCCGTCACGTTCACCAAGGCGCAGATCGAGGCGGCGATTGCCACCAGCACCCAGATCATCGTTCCCGGCGCCGGCACGCCGCGGGTGGAAACCGATATCGACGATCACAAGCACGGCACCCACGTGGCAAGCATCGCCGCCGGCAACGGCAAGATCGCCGGCAACTGCAAGGGCGAGTACACCTATGTCGGGGTCGCACCCGAAGCGGCCCTGGTCATCGTCAAGCACAGCTTCAACGGCACCCATGCGCTGCGCAGCGCGATCCAGTTCATCGCCGACACCGCGGCGGCCCAGCCGGGCGGCATCACCCCCGCAGTGATCAACATGAGCATCGGGCAAAACCTCGGACCGCATGACGGCACCGACCTGATGGATCAGATGATCGACCAATGGCTGGCCGCGCGGCCGGCCGGCGCGCCGCCAGTGGTATTGGTGGCGGCCGCCGGCAACGAGGGCGGACACGAGGAGCCAGGCGCGGTAGTCATCAGGGCGGGCGACGACTCGCACGCAACCGGCACGATTGCCGCCGCTGGCGTGGCCAAGTCGATCAGGTTCAACCTGCGCGCCCTGGAGCCGCATCAGCCCCGTACCGGCCAACTGGTCAGCAGCGCCGAGATCCGCTTCACCGCGCCTGCCGGCCTCACCTGCCAGCTCATCCCTCCAGGCAACAACATCGCCGGCGGTGCGAACACCGCGCCCCCGGACGGCGCCACGACGTTTACCGAGGTGACGCAAAACAGCACCTGCACCATCATCGGCGACATCCCCAACGCCGCAGCCAACGCGCGCCGCATCACGCTCACCATCACCTCGGCCGCCGGTGGCCAGAACCAGCCGGGCGACTGGACGATCGTGCTCACCAATGCCGGCGCGGCGCCCATCACCTACCATGCCTGGCTCAACCCGGGCCTTCATTTCGAGCGCTTTCGCGATGACCTCTCGCGCGCCAACACCGTCGGCTCGCCCGGCAGCGCGACCAGCATCATCACGGTTGGCAACTATCATTCGTCCGGCAAGGACAAGGGCAAGATCGCCGATTCATCGAGCCGCGGCCCGCGCATCGACGGGCTGCAGAAGCCCGACCTCAGCGCGCCCGGCCAATCCATTTGCGGCGCGCGGCGCGATTTCCATGATGGATGCTGCTGCGATTGCTGCTGCGATTCCTATATCGACATGGATGGCACCAGCATGGCCGCGCCGCACGTGGCCGGCGCGGTCGCCCTGATTTTGGAGCGCAATCCGTCGCTCACGCATGCGCAAATCAAGACCATCCTCCTGAACCGGGCGCGCAAGGACAGCTTCACCACCCCGGCCAACAACAACGATTTCGGCAATGGCAAGCTGGACGTGATCGCGCTCTTGAACGATCCGATGGTGGCAAACGGCTTACCCAACGTCACCAGCGCCGCGTCCTCCCGCGCCCGCGCGCACGAAGTGGCCGCCATTGACGCGGCCGAGGCGCTTCCGCGCCTGCCCCCATTGGGCGAGGGCACGCCCCTGGGCCGCCTGCTGCGCACCGGCGAGGGTCAACGCATTTTCGAACTCGGCCGCCAGCATTGGGAAGAGGCGCGCGCGCTGGTCAACACGCGCAAGCGCATCGCCGCCGTATGGCACCGCAATCACGGGCCGCTGCTGCTGCATCACGTCGTGCGCAGCGCCATGCTGCCCGACGTGGCGCTGCCGGACACCATCGAAGGGGAACTGATCAGCGTGCGCGCCGCGCGCATCGTGTCGGCGATTGAAACCTGCGCCAGCGCCGAATTGCGCGCGGCGCTGCATGCCAACCTGCCGTGGGTCGCGCGGCTTCAGGGCAAGACACTGCTCGAGGTGGTGGACATGCTCGAAGCTGGAGACCTGCAACATGCCTGA
- a CDS encoding DUF6603 domain-containing protein, giving the protein MPDQAGTIEQLLTQLANSLAPLADELSPALLQDLGIGIPAAWSAQAAAAMTHVSSAARALPAAVQDLAAASAGGSAPAIIAKSAVLGARIAELAAAANQLGVVLTQAANADGTLSAAQKARFAASLDNFFGRLVELTALRTLEKKLPQLAALLDLTGIATSTLTPGVAGDFTAPPHVRRGLALNRLVDLFDNPAALARDLYQWGDPAFDGRALLTRLARYLQFYELPAMLIDAPGQPPILESMIIALQANNTVAPPGLGFELRLPASYNMSRPFDLPGPWSLDVGFTGAYAAGLQGLVQANGNFKVRPIGTISASANASLIGKNPAGPMQIIGLPGGTRLEVAQVSAGVGVRVTFDSGTGTADVAPEVTAALDNMKLVISLSGGDGFLQNAIPASAIEAEFSLAGRLNRDGFAVTGSGKIEVLLPTHIALGPLEIESICFVARLFDPDPVTLELSAGLKFSLGPLVAVVERMGAKGAFRLPPGAGGNAGPVQFELGFKPPEGVGLSIDAGAIRGGGYLFFNPEAEEYAGVLQLKLLDMVSITAIGLITTRMPDGSNNFSLLVIISVEFMPGIQLGFGFTLIGLGGLLGLNRTMLLEPLMSGVRTGTINAIMFPQGDIIANAPRIISDLRAIFPPYVGKFLIGPMAKLGWGTPTLVSVSLGVLIEIPGNIAIIGVLRLAIPTPDAALIIIQVAFAGAIEFDRKRLFFFATLFDSRLIFMTLEGGMGLLLGWGDDPTFVLSVGGFHPRFTPPPLPFPSPDRLAITILNTSAAMVRVSAYFAVTSNTVQIGAAAELRFGFDDFGIEGHLGFDALFQFSPFYFIIEVNISLRLNVFGLDVLSVRVDLSLEGPSPWRARGTGHVSLLFFEISADFDVTWGERAETTLPPIALLPLLQAELDKKENWTASLPAGKKLMVTLRSANETPTLLLMHPLGSLRVSQRLLPLGLGLDKFGTQQPSDATRFELLVTGGALARLGAAREKFAMAQFVKMDDAAKLSRPSYESGESGLELSAAGAQLATSHMARRIVRYEMVIIDGEFKKHIRKSRFSTGLFAHHLAGSAITQSAMSASNQRKLDPFPHEKIKVKGEAYTIVDTDTNRVPGGVTQFASAAAAHGYLQTLQGSEAMAGRHLEVVPAWEATA; this is encoded by the coding sequence ATGCCTGATCAAGCCGGTACCATAGAACAGCTGCTCACGCAGCTGGCCAACTCCCTGGCCCCGCTCGCCGACGAGCTGTCGCCGGCCTTGCTGCAAGACCTGGGGATCGGCATTCCCGCCGCGTGGAGCGCCCAGGCGGCGGCAGCCATGACGCACGTCTCGTCCGCCGCGCGCGCACTGCCGGCCGCGGTGCAGGACCTGGCGGCAGCCTCCGCCGGGGGCAGCGCGCCGGCGATTATCGCCAAGAGCGCCGTGCTGGGCGCGCGCATTGCCGAGCTTGCCGCCGCCGCCAACCAGCTGGGCGTGGTGCTGACCCAGGCGGCCAATGCCGACGGCACGCTGAGCGCCGCCCAGAAGGCCCGCTTTGCGGCCAGCCTCGACAACTTCTTCGGCCGCCTGGTCGAGCTGACCGCGCTGCGGACTCTGGAGAAAAAGCTGCCGCAACTGGCGGCGCTGCTGGACCTGACCGGCATCGCGACCAGCACCCTCACCCCGGGGGTGGCAGGCGACTTCACGGCGCCGCCGCATGTGCGCCGGGGCCTGGCGCTGAACCGGCTGGTCGACCTGTTCGACAACCCCGCCGCGCTGGCCCGCGATCTGTACCAGTGGGGCGATCCGGCCTTCGACGGGCGCGCTCTCCTGACCAGGCTCGCGCGCTACCTGCAGTTCTACGAGCTGCCCGCCATGCTGATCGACGCGCCCGGCCAGCCGCCCATCCTCGAATCGATGATCATCGCGCTGCAGGCGAACAACACCGTCGCGCCGCCCGGCCTGGGCTTCGAGCTGCGCCTGCCCGCCAGCTACAACATGAGCCGGCCGTTCGATCTGCCCGGGCCGTGGTCGCTCGACGTCGGTTTCACGGGCGCCTACGCGGCCGGCCTGCAGGGACTGGTGCAAGCGAACGGCAACTTCAAGGTGCGCCCGATCGGCACCATCAGCGCCAGCGCGAACGCTTCGCTCATCGGAAAAAACCCCGCCGGTCCGATGCAGATCATCGGCCTGCCCGGCGGCACGCGGCTCGAGGTGGCGCAAGTTTCCGCCGGCGTCGGCGTGCGGGTGACGTTCGACAGCGGCACCGGCACCGCCGATGTGGCCCCGGAAGTTACCGCCGCGCTCGACAACATGAAGCTGGTCATTTCGCTCTCAGGCGGTGACGGCTTCCTGCAAAACGCCATCCCGGCCAGCGCCATCGAAGCCGAATTCAGCCTTGCTGGCCGCCTGAACCGGGACGGCTTTGCCGTCACCGGCAGCGGAAAAATCGAGGTGCTGTTGCCCACCCACATTGCGCTGGGGCCGCTGGAAATCGAGAGCATCTGCTTTGTCGCCCGCCTGTTCGACCCTGATCCGGTGACGCTCGAACTGTCGGCTGGCCTCAAGTTCAGCCTGGGGCCGCTGGTGGCGGTAGTCGAGCGCATGGGCGCGAAAGGCGCGTTCAGGCTGCCGCCCGGCGCCGGCGGCAATGCCGGGCCGGTCCAGTTCGAGCTGGGATTCAAGCCGCCCGAGGGCGTCGGCCTGTCGATCGACGCCGGCGCCATCCGCGGCGGCGGCTACCTGTTCTTCAACCCCGAGGCCGAGGAATACGCCGGCGTGCTGCAGCTCAAGCTGCTCGACATGGTGTCGATCACCGCCATCGGGCTGATCACCACCCGCATGCCCGACGGCTCGAACAACTTCAGCCTGCTGGTGATCATCAGCGTCGAATTCATGCCCGGGATTCAGCTCGGCTTCGGCTTCACCCTCATCGGCCTGGGCGGCCTGCTGGGCCTGAACCGCACGATGCTGCTCGAGCCGCTGATGAGCGGCGTGCGCACCGGCACCATCAACGCGATCATGTTCCCCCAGGGCGACATCATCGCCAACGCGCCGCGCATCATCAGCGACCTGCGCGCCATCTTCCCGCCCTATGTGGGCAAGTTCCTGATCGGCCCGATGGCCAAGCTGGGCTGGGGCACGCCGACCCTGGTCAGCGTGTCGCTGGGCGTGCTCATCGAAATACCGGGCAACATCGCCATCATCGGCGTGCTGCGCCTGGCCATTCCGACTCCCGACGCCGCACTCATCATCATCCAGGTCGCGTTCGCCGGCGCCATCGAGTTCGATCGCAAGCGCCTGTTCTTCTTCGCCACGCTGTTCGACAGCCGCCTGATCTTCATGACCCTCGAGGGCGGCATGGGGCTGCTGCTGGGCTGGGGCGACGATCCCACCTTCGTGCTGTCCGTGGGCGGCTTCCACCCGCGCTTCACGCCGCCGCCGCTGCCATTTCCGAGTCCTGACCGGCTGGCGATCACGATCCTGAACACCTCGGCCGCGATGGTGCGGGTAAGCGCCTACTTTGCCGTCACCAGCAATACCGTCCAGATCGGCGCTGCCGCCGAGCTGCGTTTCGGCTTCGACGACTTCGGCATCGAAGGCCACCTCGGCTTCGACGCCCTGTTCCAGTTCTCGCCGTTCTACTTCATCATCGAAGTGAACATCTCGCTGCGCCTGAACGTGTTCGGCCTGGACGTGCTCAGCGTGCGCGTGGACCTCAGCCTGGAAGGGCCTTCTCCGTGGCGCGCCAGGGGAACCGGCCACGTGTCGCTCCTGTTCTTCGAGATCAGCGCCGACTTCGACGTGACATGGGGCGAGCGCGCCGAAACGACCCTGCCGCCCATCGCGCTGCTGCCGCTGCTGCAGGCGGAATTGGACAAGAAGGAAAACTGGACCGCTTCGCTGCCGGCCGGCAAAAAGCTGATGGTGACGCTGCGCTCTGCCAACGAGACGCCCACTCTGTTGCTGATGCATCCGCTCGGCTCGTTGCGGGTGAGCCAGCGCCTGCTGCCGCTGGGGCTCGGACTCGACAAGTTCGGCACCCAGCAGCCCAGTGACGCGACGCGGTTTGAACTGCTCGTGACCGGCGGTGCCCTGGCCAGGCTCGGCGCCGCGCGCGAGAAATTCGCGATGGCGCAGTTCGTCAAGATGGACGACGCGGCCAAGCTCTCGCGCCCCTCCTACGAGTCAGGCGAAAGCGGTCTGGAGCTGAGCGCCGCGGGCGCGCAACTGGCCACGAGCCACATGGCGCGCCGCATCGTGCGCTACGAAATGGTGATCATCGATGGCGAGTTCAAAAAGCACATCCGCAAGTCGCGCTTCTCCACCGGCCTGTTCGCGCATCACCTGGCTGGCAGCGCCATCACGCAAAGCGCCATGAGCGCGAGCAACCAGCGCAAGCTCGACCCCTTCCCGCACGAGAAAATCAAGGTCAAGGGCGAGGCCTACACCATCGTCGACACCGACACCAATCGCGTACCCGGCGGCGTGACGCAATTTGCCAGCGCTGCCGCCGCGCATGGCTACCTGCAAACGCTGCAGGGCTCGGAAGCGATGGCCGGACGCCATCTCGAGGTCGTCCCCGCCTGGGAGGCAACAGCATGA